The proteins below are encoded in one region of Kazachstania africana CBS 2517 chromosome 6, complete genome:
- the AGA2 gene encoding Aga2p (similar to Saccharomyces cerevisiae AGA2 (YGL032C); ancestral locus Anc_4.83) — MQVLNFFLTILSSISITFAADISVSCETVPSASLESTPYSVATKNAVANGESVVAILNYYRSVTYVSNCDNTTPTTTPVPTVTEILY; from the coding sequence ATGCAAgttctaaatttttttttgacaatTCTCTCGAGTATTTCAATTACATTTGCAGCTGATATCTCAGTATCATGTGAAACAGTTCCATCTGCTAGTTTAGAGAGTACACCATATTCAGTTGCTACAAAAAATGCGGTTGCAAATGGTGAGTCTGTAGTTGCCATTCTAAATTATTATAGGTCGGTCACATACGTTAGTAATTGTGATAATACAACTCCTACCACGACTCCTGTTCCAACCGTTACCGAAATTTTGTATTAG
- the HOP2 gene encoding Hop2p (similar to Saccharomyces cerevisiae HOP2 (YGL033W); ancestral locus Anc_4.81) codes for MPPKRKVVQVKGDEAEDIIEQYLKTQFKPFAINDIVQNLHNKVSKSVTLKALDSLVASEKIMSRTFGKVIIYSCKDIELAEPIDDGDYSLEKLRQLQDEVMELDRDNSNIIDVINDTIKLPPNDELIESVTTLQNKIEDDKIKLKDLQANDDLKENSEVKEILELEAITEKKIIRRKKILKELMNIIKDQIRPKNLLEYLEDIGCEGMETCF; via the exons ATGCCACCAAAGAGGAAAGTAGTGCAAGTGAAAGGTGATGAAG CTGAGGATATTATTGaacaatatttgaaaacaCAGTTCAAACCGTTCGCCATAAATGATATCGTACAGAATCTACATAATAAAGTAAGTAAATCTGTCACATTAAAGGCTCTAGACAGCTTAGTGGCAAGTGAAAAGATTATGAGCAGAACATTCGGAAAAGTCATCATATATTCTTGTAAGGATATCGAATTGGCAGAGCCCATTGATGATGGAGATTACTCGTTAGAGAAACTAAGACAGTTGCAAGATGAAGTAATGGAATTAGACAGGGATAATTCCAATATCATAGATGTGATAAATGACACTATCAAATTGCCTCctaatgatgaattaatAGAATCAGTGACAACattacaaaataaaatagaagatgataaaatcaAACTTAAAGATTTGCAAGCgaatgatgatttgaaagaaaattctgAAGTCAAAGAAATATTAGAATTGGAAGCTATaactgaaaagaaaattattaggaggaaaaaaattttaaaagaattaatGAATATCATTAAGGATCAAATTAGACCCAAAAATTTGTTGGAATATCTGGAAGATATAGGTTGTGAAGGAATGGAAACTTGCTTTTGA